The following coding sequences are from one Kallotenue papyrolyticum window:
- a CDS encoding glycosyltransferase family 2 protein: protein MSTALPSVALIVVAYGHAAHLPATLAALQRLHYPAALRQIVVVDNGDGTSAEVARSFAEVQVLQPGRNLGFAGGCNLGATRSSAEVIALVNPDLEPAPNFLEALVAPLADPHVGIVGAHLRYPDGRVQHAGGWLKAALLLAQHHGYGQPAPEHEIAREVVFVTGAALALRRATWQRLGGLDESFWPAYYEDVDLCLRAHAHGLRVLYEPRARAIHHEAVVVGRETLAYHAWYHRNRLRLLFKHRSDAWLLATWLPAELAYLRGVADDQELAGLLDAYRFWQQHFLLGTADGEVQPPPATDVAGELEWTVRQVAIKQTLVPQPFRSRWPLVARLRTWLTRLATETYLRPLIQQQNDFNAAVVELARALERQRRAGDAALLCQSVLLAKLLRAASADRQAASATARDARP, encoded by the coding sequence ATGAGCACGGCCTTGCCCAGTGTGGCGCTGATCGTCGTAGCCTATGGCCATGCCGCGCACCTGCCCGCGACGCTGGCCGCCCTGCAGCGGCTGCACTATCCCGCTGCGTTGCGCCAGATCGTTGTGGTTGACAACGGCGATGGCACCAGCGCTGAGGTGGCGCGCTCGTTTGCGGAGGTGCAGGTGCTGCAGCCGGGCCGTAATCTGGGCTTCGCCGGCGGCTGCAACCTGGGCGCGACCCGCAGCAGCGCCGAGGTGATCGCGCTGGTCAATCCCGACCTGGAGCCCGCACCGAATTTTCTGGAAGCACTGGTCGCGCCACTGGCCGATCCCCACGTTGGCATTGTAGGCGCGCACCTGCGCTATCCCGACGGACGCGTCCAACACGCCGGCGGCTGGCTCAAAGCAGCGCTGCTGCTGGCGCAGCACCACGGCTATGGCCAGCCCGCGCCGGAGCACGAGATCGCGCGCGAGGTGGTCTTTGTCACCGGCGCGGCGCTGGCGCTGCGGCGCGCGACCTGGCAGCGGCTGGGCGGCCTCGACGAGAGCTTCTGGCCGGCCTACTACGAGGATGTCGATCTATGCCTGCGCGCCCACGCGCATGGCCTGCGCGTGCTGTACGAGCCGCGCGCCAGGGCGATCCACCACGAGGCGGTGGTCGTCGGGCGCGAGACGCTGGCCTACCACGCCTGGTACCATCGCAACCGGCTGCGGCTGCTCTTCAAACACCGCAGCGACGCTTGGCTGCTCGCCACCTGGCTCCCTGCCGAGCTGGCGTATCTGCGCGGCGTGGCCGACGATCAGGAGCTGGCCGGGCTACTGGATGCCTACCGCTTCTGGCAGCAGCACTTTCTGCTGGGTACAGCAGACGGGGAGGTGCAGCCACCGCCCGCCACCGACGTCGCAGGCGAGCTGGAATGGACCGTGCGCCAAGTGGCGATCAAGCAGACGCTCGTGCCGCAGCCCTTCCGCTCGCGCTGGCCGCTGGTGGCTCGTCTGCGCACCTGGCTGACGCGGCTGGCGACCGAAACCTACCTGCGCCCGCTGATTCAGCAACAGAACGATTTCAACGCGGCGGTAGTCGAGCTGGCACGCGCCCTGGAACGCCAGCGCCGCGCCGGTGATGCGGCGCTGCTGTGCCAAAGCGTGCTGCTGGCCAAACTCCTGCGCGCCGCGTCTGCCGATCGGCAGGCAGCGTCGGCCACCGCCCGCGACGCGCGGCCGTGA
- a CDS encoding GAF domain-containing protein, whose amino-acid sequence MGQNHSSGDKAIVIELEREIEHLQAELERQRQHTALLRDVALACRGGADPQQVFEAIYERVRQVLPIDVFYVALCDRADTSAYRFVLFVDEGVRYDLPDRRVGGLTGYIMQQRRPLLFRDLHAERQPPPAPQPEAFGNLAKRSRAWLGVPILAGREAIGVLSIQSYTPAVFDDSDLELLRALADLAALAIENALLYEAQEQLSRSLAERVTARSEELAVMTAIATSFSQGLPLATLLDTVLERVLWLLGLDGGAIYLYTAPARLRREAQRDPDDALMPAELSLDDARLGRALVTSAPRDEHARERLLVTVPLRVLGRVVGVMLLHGPARELSEHERTLLEAASYQIAVGIDNARLLEQQARQIARLEALATIAAASSATLDPCAILERVAVRLQPLLACDGLLLATCDAQRQRLINGIMCTADGAAQPLQATAIDPHSRLARLLSEERPLLIGSADALHQALPPQADWEREARTWLGVPLQGRNGALIGALAIASRQQDAFDQRDLQFVSAVAHQLALDVENAQLFQAARVSAAIAEQRAENLALVHSISRLVNSSLDPQTVLGIASEQLAQLFEVDHCGIVLYDGEGWQGEVVAEYPALGALHLRVAFPNVEDFQNDLQYLGQPIYIGDVDNDPRTRPIRQLMARFGFRSMLIVPLISRGRAVGAIGLNWRVPHQPLAPEALDLCRTIAAQVANALENARLYHLSVTRIEQEMEIARAIQANLFPTRLPEIPGARLAARCVPARETGGDFFDVLPLDDNRFGLSIGDVSGKSLPAAMLMAVARSIVRSEALDHALPEDVMCQTNMLVAQDVPPDTYVALCYAVYDARSRAIDLALGGQLTPLLRHADGSVSFVDAPGELPLGIVPDVRYRTTRVKLQRGDSVLFYTDGLVEAFSPQGELFGFERLAQTFARWGGHAADEIVARLLEAVAAWQGDRERHDDVTVVVLQVI is encoded by the coding sequence ATGGGCCAGAACCACTCATCAGGCGACAAGGCTATTGTGATCGAACTGGAGCGCGAAATCGAACACCTACAGGCCGAGCTGGAACGGCAGCGACAACATACCGCGCTGCTGCGCGACGTCGCGCTGGCGTGTCGCGGTGGCGCCGATCCACAACAGGTCTTCGAAGCGATCTACGAACGCGTGCGCCAGGTGCTGCCCATCGACGTGTTTTATGTAGCGTTGTGCGACCGCGCCGACACCAGCGCCTACCGCTTTGTGCTGTTTGTCGATGAGGGCGTACGCTATGACCTGCCGGATCGGCGCGTTGGCGGCCTGACAGGCTACATCATGCAGCAGCGCCGGCCGCTGCTCTTTCGCGATCTCCATGCCGAACGTCAGCCACCGCCGGCGCCCCAGCCCGAAGCCTTCGGCAACCTTGCCAAACGCTCGCGCGCCTGGCTGGGCGTGCCCATTCTGGCCGGCCGCGAGGCCATCGGCGTGCTCTCGATCCAGAGCTATACCCCCGCGGTCTTCGACGACAGCGATCTCGAACTGCTGCGTGCGCTGGCCGATCTGGCCGCCCTAGCGATCGAAAACGCGCTGCTGTATGAAGCGCAGGAGCAACTCAGCCGTTCGCTGGCCGAACGCGTCACGGCGCGCAGCGAAGAGTTGGCGGTCATGACCGCGATCGCCACGAGCTTCAGCCAGGGTCTACCCCTGGCAACGCTGCTCGATACGGTGCTGGAGCGGGTGCTCTGGCTGCTGGGGCTGGATGGCGGCGCGATCTACCTCTACACCGCTCCGGCGCGCCTGCGGCGTGAAGCACAGCGCGATCCGGACGACGCCCTGATGCCGGCGGAACTGAGCCTTGACGACGCGCGCTTGGGCCGCGCGCTGGTGACCAGCGCGCCGCGTGACGAGCATGCGCGCGAGCGCCTGCTGGTGACAGTGCCGCTGCGCGTGCTGGGCCGCGTGGTGGGCGTCATGTTGTTGCATGGGCCGGCGCGCGAGCTGAGCGAACACGAACGCACGCTGCTAGAAGCAGCCAGCTATCAGATCGCGGTCGGCATCGACAACGCACGGCTGCTGGAGCAACAGGCGCGCCAGATTGCGCGGCTCGAAGCCCTGGCGACCATTGCTGCCGCCAGCTCGGCCACGCTCGATCCCTGCGCCATCCTGGAGCGCGTCGCGGTCAGGTTGCAACCCCTGCTGGCCTGCGATGGGCTACTGCTGGCCACCTGCGATGCGCAGCGCCAGCGTCTGATCAACGGCATCATGTGCACCGCCGACGGCGCAGCGCAGCCACTGCAGGCCACCGCGATCGATCCACACAGCCGCCTGGCGCGCCTGCTGAGCGAGGAGCGTCCGCTGCTAATCGGCAGTGCCGATGCCTTGCATCAGGCGCTGCCACCGCAGGCCGACTGGGAGCGCGAGGCGCGCACCTGGCTGGGCGTGCCACTCCAAGGACGGAACGGCGCGCTCATCGGTGCACTGGCGATCGCTAGTCGCCAGCAGGACGCCTTTGACCAGCGCGATCTGCAATTCGTGAGCGCGGTGGCCCACCAACTGGCGCTCGACGTCGAAAACGCGCAACTGTTCCAGGCCGCGCGCGTCAGCGCCGCCATCGCCGAGCAGCGCGCCGAAAACCTCGCCCTGGTACACAGCATCTCGCGGCTGGTCAACTCATCGCTCGATCCGCAGACGGTGTTGGGCATTGCCAGCGAACAACTGGCACAGCTCTTCGAGGTCGATCACTGCGGCATCGTGCTCTACGACGGCGAGGGCTGGCAGGGCGAGGTGGTGGCCGAGTATCCGGCGTTGGGCGCGCTCCATCTGCGCGTGGCCTTTCCCAACGTCGAAGATTTCCAGAACGACCTGCAGTATCTGGGCCAGCCGATCTACATCGGCGACGTAGACAACGATCCGCGCACGCGTCCGATCCGCCAGCTGATGGCGCGCTTCGGTTTTCGCTCAATGCTGATCGTGCCGCTGATCTCGCGCGGACGAGCGGTCGGCGCGATCGGGCTCAACTGGCGCGTGCCGCACCAGCCCTTGGCTCCCGAGGCGCTCGACCTGTGCCGCACCATCGCGGCGCAGGTGGCCAATGCGCTGGAAAACGCGCGCCTGTACCACCTGTCGGTGACGCGCATCGAACAGGAGATGGAGATCGCGCGTGCGATCCAGGCCAACCTGTTCCCGACGCGCTTGCCGGAGATTCCAGGGGCGCGCCTGGCGGCGCGTTGCGTGCCGGCGCGCGAGACGGGCGGCGACTTCTTCGATGTGCTGCCCTTGGACGACAACCGCTTCGGCCTGAGCATCGGCGATGTGTCGGGCAAGAGTCTGCCGGCGGCGATGCTGATGGCCGTGGCGCGCTCGATCGTGCGCTCCGAAGCGCTGGACCACGCCCTGCCCGAAGATGTGATGTGCCAAACCAACATGCTGGTGGCGCAGGACGTCCCACCCGACACCTACGTGGCGCTGTGCTACGCCGTCTATGACGCCCGCAGCCGCGCGATCGATCTGGCGCTGGGCGGGCAGCTCACACCGCTGCTGCGCCATGCGGACGGCAGCGTCAGCTTCGTGGACGCGCCCGGCGAGCTGCCGCTGGGCATCGTCCCCGATGTGCGCTACCGCACCACGCGTGTAAAGCTGCAGCGCGGCGATAGCGTGCTGTTCTACACCGATGGACTGGTGGAAGCCTTCTCGCCGCAGGGCGAACTGTTCGGCTTCGAGCGGTTGGCGCAGACATTTGCCCGCTGGGGTGGCCACGCGGCGGACGAGATCGTTGCACGCCTGCTGGAGGCCGTAGCGGCCTGGCAGGGCGATCGCGAACGCCACGACGATGTGACGGTGGTGGTGTTACAAGTTATATGA
- a CDS encoding DUF433 domain-containing protein gives MARLTNIDALRSQNLGELIRRVHQDKEDIVIEDQTMPVAALIDINKYQLLTEVLDRAEGERNVTTGAQAHSPAEPLVRGSNVTIRELIEYHLRGDSIEELSRRFGQLNRAQLYGALAYYYEHPEEIDALIAARRAERSAAEPGASLRKQPSAEREDAQP, from the coding sequence ATGGCACGCTTGACCAATATCGATGCCCTGCGGAGTCAGAACCTGGGCGAGCTGATTCGCCGCGTGCACCAGGACAAGGAAGACATCGTGATCGAAGACCAGACCATGCCGGTCGCAGCGCTGATCGACATCAACAAGTATCAGTTGCTCACCGAGGTGCTGGATCGCGCCGAGGGAGAGCGCAATGTGACGACTGGGGCGCAGGCGCATAGCCCTGCCGAGCCGCTGGTACGCGGCTCCAACGTCACGATTCGCGAGCTGATCGAGTATCACCTGCGCGGTGACAGCATCGAGGAACTCAGCCGCCGGTTTGGTCAGCTCAACCGCGCGCAGCTCTATGGCGCGCTGGCCTACTACTATGAGCATCCAGAGGAGATCGATGCGCTGATCGCGGCGCGACGCGCGGAGCGCTCCGCGGCCGAACCCGGCGCCAGCTTGCGCAAACAGCCCTCCGCCGAGCGTGAAGATGCCCAGCCCTGA
- a CDS encoding ROK family protein has product MNEPLERIKHWLQHWDGDLMGSQGALLGLDIGSYGLRVVLADVQGHQVLSESRPLPQDGPERVVAEALDLIRSVLHQAGMQPQHLVRIGIGFGGPVDKHAGTTRLSHRAAGWEHFPLAARFEEALDTPALLDNDANLIALAEATFGVGHNVQNLFYLHLSSGVGGGMVLDGRLYSGATSTAGEIGHAIVRYDGPPCSCGARGHLESYLSVGGLLRRANELGLRTDNLDDLFGESAIGRQVLAEATELLGMMLANIVTVLDPEMIVLGGVVTRRGGESFLATIQQRLTESLPPTMRRDVPVLASTFGFDSVAVGALALAAQSLRD; this is encoded by the coding sequence ATGAACGAGCCACTTGAACGAATCAAGCACTGGCTGCAGCACTGGGATGGCGATCTAATGGGCAGTCAGGGCGCGTTGCTGGGGCTCGACATCGGCAGCTATGGCCTGCGCGTGGTATTGGCCGATGTGCAGGGCCATCAGGTGCTGTCCGAAAGTCGCCCTCTGCCGCAGGATGGTCCCGAGCGGGTGGTGGCCGAGGCACTTGATCTGATCCGCAGCGTGCTCCACCAGGCCGGCATGCAGCCGCAGCATCTGGTGCGCATCGGCATTGGCTTTGGCGGGCCGGTGGATAAACATGCCGGTACGACGCGGCTGTCGCATCGTGCCGCCGGCTGGGAGCACTTTCCGCTCGCGGCGCGCTTTGAGGAGGCCTTGGATACGCCGGCGCTGCTCGATAACGACGCTAACCTGATCGCACTGGCCGAAGCCACCTTTGGCGTAGGGCATAACGTGCAGAACCTGTTCTATCTACATCTCAGCTCGGGCGTAGGTGGCGGCATGGTGCTGGATGGGCGGCTCTACAGCGGCGCGACTTCGACCGCCGGCGAGATCGGCCATGCTATTGTGCGCTACGATGGGCCACCCTGCTCCTGCGGTGCGCGTGGTCATCTCGAGTCCTACCTCTCGGTCGGCGGCCTGCTGCGGCGGGCTAACGAGCTGGGCCTGCGCACCGACAATCTGGATGATCTGTTCGGCGAGTCGGCGATTGGCCGCCAGGTGCTGGCGGAAGCGACCGAGCTGCTGGGCATGATGCTGGCCAACATCGTCACCGTGCTCGATCCCGAGATGATCGTGCTGGGCGGAGTGGTCACACGGCGCGGCGGCGAGTCCTTCCTGGCCACCATCCAGCAACGCCTCACGGAGTCGTTGCCGCCGACCATGCGCCGCGATGTGCCGGTGCTGGCCTCGACCTTTGGCTTCGACAGCGTCGCGGTTGGCGCGCTCGCCCTGGCCGCACAGAGCCTGCGTGACTGA
- a CDS encoding glucose-6-phosphate isomerase produces the protein MQHDAQRIRLDINNILQVGAEHGLTEAEIDAAADRARAAVEAVQQRRRNGDLRWMELPYADPTPVEALAEHLRQRYDTFVVLGIGGSALGNIALNTALNGPFYNLRPGRTTPRLFVLDNSDPEYNVGVLELIEPARTVFNVITKSGSTGETLSQFLFFRDQVIKAVGEERYRDHFVLTTDPHQGPLRELIKREGFPSLPVPEGVGGRFSALSPVGLLSSAVVGIDIRQLLAGAAYADELTRTSDPWRNPAAMGALVNYLLYGKGIDIVVMMPYAQRLKDVADWFAQLWAESLGKRVDRAGNEVHVGPTPVKALGATDQHSQVQLYVEGPFNKLINFIRVERFSTEGALPEGYADIDAFAYLNGQSFARLINAEQEGTAVALTEAGRPNMTHVLPEINAFTVGQLLYLLEVQTAIAGELWNIDAFDQPGVEAGKIATYALLGRKGYEQQRQAIAAARGRRNPRALI, from the coding sequence ATGCAGCATGACGCACAGCGCATTCGGCTGGATATCAACAACATCCTGCAGGTTGGTGCCGAGCATGGGCTAACCGAGGCGGAGATCGACGCCGCCGCCGACCGGGCGCGGGCCGCGGTCGAAGCCGTCCAGCAGCGCCGCCGCAACGGCGATCTGCGCTGGATGGAGCTGCCTTACGCCGATCCAACCCCAGTCGAAGCCCTGGCCGAGCATCTCCGCCAGCGCTACGACACCTTCGTGGTCCTAGGCATTGGCGGCTCGGCGCTGGGCAATATCGCGCTCAACACCGCGCTCAACGGTCCGTTCTACAACCTGCGTCCGGGACGCACCACGCCGCGCCTGTTCGTGCTCGACAACAGTGACCCCGAATACAACGTCGGCGTGCTGGAGCTGATCGAGCCGGCGCGAACCGTCTTCAACGTGATCACCAAGTCGGGCTCGACCGGTGAAACACTGAGTCAGTTTCTGTTCTTCCGCGATCAGGTGATCAAGGCAGTAGGCGAGGAGCGCTACCGCGACCATTTTGTGCTGACCACCGATCCGCACCAGGGCCCGCTGCGTGAGCTGATCAAGCGCGAGGGCTTCCCATCGCTACCGGTGCCCGAAGGCGTGGGCGGACGCTTCTCGGCCCTATCGCCGGTGGGCCTGCTCAGCAGCGCAGTGGTGGGCATCGACATTCGCCAGCTGCTGGCGGGTGCCGCCTATGCCGATGAGCTCACTCGCACAAGCGATCCGTGGCGCAATCCGGCGGCCATGGGCGCGCTGGTGAACTACCTGCTCTACGGCAAGGGCATCGACATCGTGGTGATGATGCCCTACGCCCAGCGCCTCAAGGATGTGGCCGACTGGTTCGCCCAACTGTGGGCCGAGAGTCTGGGCAAACGCGTGGATCGCGCCGGCAACGAGGTGCATGTCGGGCCGACGCCGGTCAAAGCCCTGGGCGCGACCGACCAGCATTCACAGGTGCAGTTGTACGTCGAAGGGCCGTTCAACAAGCTGATCAACTTCATCCGCGTTGAGCGCTTCAGCACCGAGGGAGCGTTGCCGGAGGGCTACGCCGATATCGACGCGTTTGCCTACCTCAACGGCCAGTCCTTTGCGCGGCTGATCAACGCCGAGCAGGAGGGCACCGCCGTGGCGCTGACCGAGGCGGGACGGCCCAACATGACGCACGTGCTGCCCGAGATCAACGCCTTCACTGTGGGGCAGTTGCTGTACCTGCTGGAGGTGCAGACCGCCATCGCCGGCGAGCTGTGGAACATTGATGCCTTTGACCAGCCAGGCGTAGAAGCGGGCAAGATCGCCACGTATGCTCTGTTGGGACGCAAGGGGTACGAACAGCAACGTCAGGCGATCGCAGCCGCGCGCGGCCGGCGCAATCCCCGCGCCCTGATCTGA